A single region of the Methylocystis echinoides genome encodes:
- a CDS encoding isoprenyl transferase, giving the protein MAEGDILDMTASDLGIAAAPRHVALIMDGNGRWAAARGLPRFEGHRRGVEALRRTVRAAIDLRISFLTVYSFSAENWSRPLEEVQSLLGLLHRFIRNDLSELHANNVRVRVIGARADLTPEIANLLREAEQVTQANTGLTLVVAFNYGARQEIAAAARALAQMVAEGRLSPDQIDAEAIAARLDTADIPDPDLIIRTSGEQRLSNFLLWQAAYAEFVFSPILWPDFDRAALVAALDEYAHRERRFGRVEAPRSAKTAS; this is encoded by the coding sequence ATGGCCGAAGGCGATATTCTGGACATGACCGCGAGCGACCTCGGCATTGCCGCGGCGCCGCGCCATGTCGCGCTGATTATGGACGGGAATGGCCGTTGGGCCGCCGCCCGCGGGCTGCCGCGGTTCGAAGGGCATCGGCGCGGCGTCGAGGCGCTGCGCCGGACGGTCCGCGCCGCGATCGACCTGCGGATTTCATTTCTGACCGTCTATTCCTTTTCGGCCGAGAACTGGTCGCGACCGCTGGAGGAAGTGCAGAGCCTTCTCGGCCTGCTGCACCGTTTCATCCGCAACGATCTGAGCGAACTGCACGCCAATAATGTGCGCGTGCGCGTCATCGGCGCGCGCGCGGACCTCACCCCCGAGATCGCCAATCTGCTCAGGGAGGCGGAGCAGGTCACGCAGGCCAACACCGGCCTCACGCTGGTCGTCGCCTTCAACTATGGCGCGCGACAGGAGATCGCCGCCGCCGCGCGCGCGCTGGCGCAGATGGTGGCGGAGGGGCGCCTCTCGCCCGATCAGATCGACGCCGAGGCCATCGCCGCCCGGCTGGACACAGCCGACATACCGGACCCGGACCTCATCATTCGCACCTCCGGCGAGCAGCGGTTGTCGAACTTTCTCCTCTGGCAGGCGGCTTACGCCGAATTCGTGTTTTCGCCGATCCTGTGGCCCGATTTCGACCGCGCGGCGCTGGTCGCGGCGCTGGATGAATATGCGCATCGGGAGCGGCGCTTCGGTCGCGTCGAGGCGCCGCGCAGCGCCAAGACGGCGTCATGA
- the frr gene encoding ribosome recycling factor, which yields MSDKFDLDDLKRRMQGAVATLKHEFGGLRTGRASASLLDPVHVDAYGSVSPLNQVATVSVPEPRMISVQVWDKALVIAVDKAIREANLGLQPTVEGQILRIRMPELNEQRRKELVKVAHKYAEEARVAVRHVRRDGIDILKKLLKDHAIPEDDEKRHETEVQKATDEAVKDIDSALAAKEKEIMQV from the coding sequence ATGAGCGATAAATTCGATCTCGACGATTTGAAGCGCCGCATGCAGGGCGCGGTTGCGACGCTGAAGCACGAGTTTGGCGGCCTGCGCACGGGCCGCGCTTCGGCGAGCCTGCTCGATCCGGTGCATGTCGACGCCTATGGATCGGTGTCGCCGCTCAATCAGGTGGCGACCGTCAGCGTCCCGGAGCCGCGCATGATCTCCGTGCAGGTCTGGGACAAGGCGCTCGTCATCGCCGTGGACAAGGCGATTCGAGAAGCCAATCTGGGTCTCCAGCCGACGGTGGAAGGGCAGATCCTGCGCATTCGCATGCCGGAGCTCAATGAGCAGCGCCGCAAGGAACTGGTCAAGGTCGCGCATAAATACGCCGAAGAGGCCCGCGTCGCCGTGCGTCACGTGCGCCGGGACGGCATCGACATCCTGAAGAAGCTGCTGAAGGACCACGCGATCCCGGAAGACGACGAAAAGCGGCACGAGACCGAGGTCCAGAAGGCGACGGACGAGGCGGTCAAGGACATCGATTCCGCGCTGGCGGCGAAGGAAAAGGAAATCATGCAGGTTTGA
- the pyrH gene encoding UMP kinase — translation MSDHALKRYKRVVVKLSGEALQGASAHGLDATTLARIAKDLATASEAGHEVAVVVGGGNFFRGIKGAETGIERARADSIGMLATVMNGLALEQAVEMQGRPARCLSSVPMPSVCESFSRRAALHHLAKGRVVIAAGGTGNPFFTTDTGAVLRAAELSADAVLKATQVDGVYTADPKRDPAARRYERLTHDEAIAQNLAVMDTAAFALARENRIPIIVFSIAEDGAIASVLAGGGRSTLVAP, via the coding sequence ATGTCCGACCACGCATTGAAGCGATACAAGCGCGTGGTCGTGAAACTGTCGGGAGAGGCGCTGCAAGGGGCCTCGGCGCATGGGCTGGACGCGACCACCCTGGCCCGCATCGCCAAGGATCTCGCCACGGCGTCCGAGGCCGGGCACGAAGTCGCCGTCGTTGTCGGCGGCGGCAATTTCTTTCGGGGAATCAAGGGCGCGGAGACGGGAATCGAGCGCGCCCGCGCCGATTCCATCGGCATGCTCGCAACCGTGATGAACGGTCTGGCGCTGGAGCAGGCCGTCGAGATGCAGGGGCGTCCGGCGCGCTGTCTGTCCTCCGTGCCGATGCCGTCGGTGTGCGAATCCTTCTCCCGTCGGGCGGCGCTGCATCACCTCGCCAAGGGCCGCGTCGTGATCGCGGCCGGCGGCACCGGCAATCCCTTCTTCACAACCGACACGGGCGCCGTGCTGCGCGCCGCGGAGCTCTCCGCCGACGCCGTGCTCAAGGCGACCCAGGTGGACGGGGTTTATACGGCTGATCCCAAACGCGACCCGGCGGCGCGGCGTTACGAGCGCTTGACCCACGACGAGGCCATCGCGCAAAATCTCGCCGTGATGGACACGGCGGCCTTTGCGCTCGCGCGGGAGAACCGTATTCCAATCATCGTTTTCTCGATCGCCGAGGATGGCGCCATCGCGTCCGTCCTGGCCGGCGGCGGGCGCTCGACCCTCGTTGCGCCCTAA
- a CDS encoding IS5 family transposase (programmed frameshift) produces MWTKENRARYDRSKLRYPSDLTDAEWGFVGPLIPPARRGGGKRRVNMREVINGLMYVLSTGCQWRAIPKDFPPKSTVYGYFDLWTYDGTLERIHHVLYVMCREAEGREASPTAAVIDSQSVKSAEKGGAISIPMAMNAGKKVKGKKRHILVDTLGLLLHAVVHSADIQDRDGGILVLSTLFGKFPFLQKLFADGGYRGPQFREALKKALPGLVTEIVKRSDAAKGFEVLPRRWVVERTLSWLGRCRRLAKDWENLNRKALAFLRLASIRLMLRRLCNQS; encoded by the exons ATGTGGACGAAGGAAAATCGCGCTCGTTATGATCGTAGCAAATTGCGTTATCCCAGCGATCTGACGGACGCGGAATGGGGATTTGTCGGACCTCTGATCCCGCCTGCAAGGCGCGGCGGCGGCAAGCGCAGGGTGAACATGCGCGAGGTGATCAACGGTCTGATGTATGTCCTATCGACAGGCTGTCAGTGGCGTGCGATTCCAAAGGACTTCCCACCCAAAAGCACGGTTTATGGCTATTTCGATCTTTGGACATATGACGGGACGTTAGAACGCATCCACCACGTGCTTTATGTTATGTGCAGGGAAGCGGAAGGGCGCGAGGCCAGTCCGACTGCCGCCGTCATCGACAGCCAGAGCGTGAAAAGCGCTGAAAAAGGGGGAGCCATATCGATCCCCATGGCTATGA ACGCGGGCAAGAAGGTCAAAGGCAAGAAGCGACATATTCTTGTCGACACTTTAGGCCTGCTGCTTCACGCCGTCGTTCATAGCGCGGACATTCAAGATCGCGATGGCGGCATTCTCGTCTTGAGCACGTTGTTCGGGAAATTTCCATTTCTTCAAAAACTGTTCGCCGATGGCGGCTACCGGGGTCCCCAATTTCGCGAGGCGCTGAAGAAAGCCTTGCCGGGTCTTGTGACAGAAATCGTCAAGCGTTCCGATGCGGCCAAAGGCTTCGAGGTCTTGCCCAGGCGTTGGGTTGTTGAGCGAACTTTATCCTGGCTGGGCCGCTGTCGCCGATTGGCCAAGGATTGGGAAAATCTTAATCGGAAGGCGCTCGCTTTCTTGCGCCTCGCCTCCATTCGCCTCATGCTCAGAAGGCTCTGTAATCAGTCATGA
- a CDS encoding SDR family NAD(P)-dependent oxidoreductase: MAAHEQTISDALQESVSVNGIENAPAPPAIPAADLRDPRQLYPRPPFEKQPQPWPGLASRMNPRPDHGEASYRGSGRLAGRKALITGGDSGIGRAAAIAFAREGADVAINYLPEEEPDARDVAELICDAGGKAARIPGDLRDEDFCKRLVSEAVDELGGLDILVNNAARQQARESILDITTEDLDWTFKTNLYALFWITKAAIPHLPPGSSIINTASITAFEPSKQLLDYSATKAAILNFTWCLAAQLASKGIRVNAVAPGPVWTPLQPSGGQTQEHLRVCPKTS; encoded by the coding sequence ATGGCGGCGCATGAACAGACGATCTCCGACGCGCTTCAGGAATCGGTTTCCGTGAACGGGATCGAGAACGCGCCCGCGCCGCCGGCCATCCCGGCCGCCGATCTGCGCGATCCGCGCCAGCTTTATCCGAGGCCGCCTTTCGAGAAGCAGCCGCAGCCCTGGCCGGGCCTCGCCAGCAGGATGAACCCGCGCCCCGATCACGGCGAGGCGAGCTACAGGGGCTCCGGCCGGCTTGCCGGCCGCAAGGCGCTCATCACCGGCGGCGACTCGGGGATCGGCCGCGCGGCGGCGATCGCCTTCGCGCGGGAGGGAGCGGACGTCGCCATCAATTATCTGCCCGAGGAGGAGCCGGACGCCCGTGACGTCGCCGAGCTCATCTGCGACGCCGGCGGCAAGGCGGCGCGCATTCCCGGCGACCTCCGCGACGAAGACTTCTGCAAGCGGCTGGTCTCGGAAGCGGTCGACGAACTCGGCGGGCTCGACATTCTCGTCAACAACGCCGCCCGCCAGCAGGCGCGGGAGTCCATTCTCGACATCACCACCGAAGACCTCGACTGGACCTTCAAGACCAATCTCTATGCGCTGTTCTGGATCACCAAGGCCGCGATTCCGCATCTGCCGCCGGGGTCGAGCATCATCAACACCGCGTCGATCACCGCTTTCGAACCGTCGAAACAGCTTCTCGACTATTCCGCCACCAAGGCGGCGATCCTGAATTTCACCTGGTGCCTCGCGGCGCAGCTCGCATCCAAGGGAATTCGCGTCAACGCCGTCGCGCCGGGGCCGGTCTGGACGCCCTTGCAGCCCTCGGGCGGGCAGACGCAGGAGCATCTGAGAGTCTGTCCGAAGACTTCATGA